One Falsihalocynthiibacter arcticus DNA segment encodes these proteins:
- a CDS encoding putative quinol monooxygenase, whose product MKYDADPASIVCLSGELLCSCTDDVAVIKDSLPEHIRLTLDEPGCLSFKVWQTDDALVWRVEESFISSLAFSHHLQRTRASAWWAATEAIPRNYRITGLETSE is encoded by the coding sequence ATGAAGTATGATGCCGATCCAGCCAGCATTGTGTGCCTTTCAGGCGAGTTACTCTGCTCTTGCACCGACGATGTGGCGGTCATCAAGGACAGCCTTCCTGAACATATACGGCTGACGTTGGACGAACCCGGATGCCTGTCCTTCAAGGTCTGGCAAACTGACGACGCCCTAGTTTGGCGCGTTGAGGAGAGTTTCATTAGCTCTTTAGCATTTTCGCATCACCTGCAACGAACCCGCGCATCAGCATGGTGGGCCGCGACCGAAGCAATCCCCCGTAACTATAGAATTACTGGTCTTGAGACGAGTGAATGA
- a CDS encoding DUF192 domain-containing protein — protein sequence MLTHVLRFTAPFVLSGFMASAGLAECSPTTAELRGPWGQAQFQIEIADTNESRAQGLMHRTEMPRMSGMLFLYDSPRPMAFWMRNTLIPLDLLFIAPNGEVLAIHERAKPLDETHIPGPDGSIAVLEINGGMAETLGIKAGSQIRHSFFDQFSTSWPCNAS from the coding sequence ATGCTAACGCATGTTTTGCGCTTTACGGCGCCTTTCGTCCTGTCGGGGTTTATGGCCTCGGCGGGGCTGGCCGAATGCAGCCCCACCACCGCCGAATTGCGCGGACCGTGGGGGCAGGCCCAATTTCAAATCGAAATAGCTGATACCAACGAATCGCGTGCGCAGGGTCTGATGCACCGTACCGAAATGCCACGGATGTCGGGCATGCTCTTCCTATATGATTCGCCGCGCCCCATGGCTTTCTGGATGCGAAACACGTTGATTCCACTCGATTTGCTCTTCATCGCCCCCAATGGCGAAGTCTTGGCCATTCATGAGCGTGCAAAACCCTTGGATGAGACGCATATTCCCGGCCCAGACGGATCAATCGCCGTTCTTGAAATAAACGGCGGCATGGCCGAAACCCTTGGAATTAAAGCAGGAAGCCAAATTCGTCACAGTTTTTTCGATCAATTTTCAACTTCTTGGCCCTGCAACGCGTCTTAG
- a CDS encoding Arc family DNA-binding protein — translation MTKPPVSEQVQVNFRMPKELQDKCKTAAGKNGRSMNAEKIFALEKYFGEIHRNNDSRDEVTEDQLGVEPKRNSTSTDEEGAQLH, via the coding sequence ATGACGAAACCACCAGTATCCGAGCAAGTGCAAGTAAATTTCCGCATGCCCAAAGAATTGCAGGACAAATGTAAGACGGCGGCGGGGAAAAACGGCAGAAGCATGAACGCGGAAAAAATTTTTGCGTTAGAAAAATATTTCGGTGAGATTCATCGGAACAACGATAGCCGTGATGAGGTAACTGAAGATCAACTGGGAGTAGAGCCGAAGCGAAACTCAACTTCCACGGACGAGGAAGGCGCCCAGTTGCACTGA
- a CDS encoding GNAT family N-acetyltransferase: MAELLTWARDDDRVREVTAECSIDNTASQIVLARNGFVETGQRLDEEDGNVMCWTATTVR, translated from the coding sequence TTGGCTGAGCTTTTGACATGGGCGAGGGACGACGACCGGGTTCGAGAAGTGACAGCGGAATGCAGTATCGACAACACCGCTTCCCAGATAGTCCTTGCTCGAAACGGTTTTGTGGAAACAGGGCAAAGGCTAGATGAAGAAGACGGAAACGTCATGTGTTGGACCGCGACAACAGTCAGATGA
- a CDS encoding cold-shock protein, protein MTIELAIGRIVHGYVKWFDPVKGFGFVVCDDDGPDILLHANVLRNFGQSSISEGAEVEIEIHDTSRGIQATRVLAIKPPQKTSVTGEGDSDSDAEETGPLVPARIKWFDRTKGFGFANVFGYPEDVFVHVEVLHLAGLADLQPGEAVAMRVVDGERGQMAASVTSWEAVLSGDLEI, encoded by the coding sequence ATGACAATAGAATTAGCAATAGGACGTATCGTTCATGGGTACGTGAAGTGGTTTGATCCTGTAAAAGGGTTTGGCTTTGTCGTATGCGACGACGACGGGCCGGACATCCTTTTGCATGCAAACGTGCTGCGTAATTTTGGACAAAGCTCTATCTCAGAAGGGGCTGAAGTCGAAATCGAGATCCATGATACCAGCCGCGGCATACAGGCCACGCGGGTTTTAGCCATCAAACCGCCCCAAAAAACCAGTGTTACAGGTGAAGGGGATTCGGATTCAGATGCCGAGGAAACCGGACCGTTAGTGCCGGCGCGGATAAAATGGTTTGATCGCACTAAAGGATTTGGATTTGCCAATGTGTTTGGCTATCCTGAAGATGTTTTTGTACACGTGGAAGTGTTGCACCTTGCGGGGCTTGCAGACCTTCAACCCGGAGAAGCGGTTGCTATGCGGGTCGTGGACGGCGAACGGGGCCAAATGGCCGCGTCCGTGACATCTTGGGAGGCTGTGTTATCCGGCGATTTAGAAATCTAA